A region from the Salicibibacter cibarius genome encodes:
- a CDS encoding YdhK family protein yields the protein MKKKIMIGSFSLVTAFALAACGNDDEDPMPDEGMEMDPDSDNNMEDMEDEMPDNDDMDGMDMDDMDMDDDEHEDMDHSTSGEVPDDLEEEENPTFEVGSQAMIEDAHMEEMEGAEATIVGAYDTTAYVVSYDPTNGGEREENHEWVVHEEIEDAGEETFEPGAEVTLEADHMDGMEGATAEIDEAEETTVYMIDYTPTDGGEEVENHKWVTEDELSEVE from the coding sequence ATGTGGCAATGATGATGAAGATCCAATGCCAGATGAAGGTATGGAGATGGATCCCGATTCTGATAATAATATGGAAGATATGGAGGATGAGATGCCCGATAACGACGATATGGATGGCATGGATATGGATGACATGGATATGGACGATGACGAGCACGAAGACATGGATCACTCCACTTCCGGTGAAGTTCCGGATGATTTAGAGGAAGAAGAGAATCCAACGTTTGAAGTGGGAAGCCAAGCAATGATCGAAGACGCCCATATGGAAGAAATGGAAGGTGCTGAGGCCACCATCGTTGGGGCTTATGATACGACTGCCTACGTTGTTTCTTACGACCCAACCAATGGCGGAGAAAGAGAAGAAAATCATGAATGGGTGGTTCATGAAGAAATTGAAGACGCCGGGGAGGAAACATTTGAACCGGGAGCAGAAGTCACATTAGAAGCCGATCATATGGACGGTATGGAAGGAGCCACGGCTGAGATTGATGAGGCTGAAGAAACGACGGTTTATATGATTGATTACACACCGACGGACGGTGGCGAAGAAGTGGAAAATCATAAATGGGTCACCGAAGATGAACTATCAGAAGTCGAATAA
- a CDS encoding four-helix bundle copper-binding protein — MTYQECIQACLECMEQCNRCFDECLKEDNVQMLAECIRLDRECADACAFAVKAMQTNSRFAKQICELCADICQACGDECAKHDHHQHCQDCAEACHRCAKVCREMAAA; from the coding sequence ATGACTTATCAAGAGTGTATCCAAGCATGTTTAGAATGCATGGAACAGTGCAATCGGTGTTTTGATGAGTGTCTGAAGGAAGACAACGTACAAATGCTGGCGGAATGTATCCGTTTGGACCGAGAATGTGCCGATGCCTGTGCGTTTGCCGTTAAGGCTATGCAAACAAACAGCCGTTTTGCTAAGCAGATCTGTGAATTGTGCGCGGACATCTGTCAGGCTTGTGGCGATGAGTGTGCAAAGCACGACCACCACCAGCATTGCCAAGATTGTGCGGAAGCTTGTCACCGGTGCGCAAAAGTATGCCGTGAGATGGCGGCTGCATAA
- a CDS encoding response regulator transcription factor, translating to MAERILIVDDERKMRQLVGLYLTNAGYELDEASSGIEAIHKATDQPYDAVILDIMMPRTDGWTVCEHLRTEGSNIGILMLTAKTEIEDRVKGLDLGADDYLVKPFAPEELVARVKALLRRKSSSLNEDPAKITDGALFIHPDRHEVKVAGQSVDLTAKEFAILYLMASRPERVYTRENVIEQIWTMDCEWHDPRTIDTHIKNIRTKLKKAGLPFNPMKTVWGVGYTFNTTEGK from the coding sequence GTGGCTGAACGTATACTTATTGTGGATGACGAGAGAAAAATGAGACAGTTGGTTGGTCTTTATTTGACAAATGCAGGCTATGAACTTGATGAAGCAAGTTCCGGAATAGAAGCGATACATAAGGCAACCGATCAACCTTACGATGCCGTTATTTTAGATATTATGATGCCCCGGACCGATGGTTGGACCGTATGTGAACACCTTCGTACTGAAGGATCCAATATAGGTATTTTGATGCTAACAGCAAAAACAGAAATAGAAGATCGGGTCAAGGGGCTTGACCTTGGGGCAGATGATTATCTCGTGAAACCGTTCGCTCCAGAGGAACTCGTTGCACGTGTAAAAGCATTGCTCCGACGTAAATCCAGCTCTTTAAACGAGGATCCAGCAAAGATAACAGACGGGGCATTATTTATTCACCCAGATCGACACGAGGTTAAGGTGGCGGGACAATCCGTTGATTTAACCGCAAAAGAATTTGCGATTTTGTATTTAATGGCCTCCCGTCCGGAACGCGTGTATACAAGGGAAAATGTCATCGAGCAGATTTGGACAATGGATTGTGAATGGCACGATCCTCGAACGATTGACACCCATATCAAAAATATCCGAACCAAATTGAAAAAGGCTGGTCTGCCATTTAATCCAATGAAGACCGTATGGGGAGTGGGATACACATTTAATACAACGGAAGGGAAATAA
- a CDS encoding sensor histidine kinase, translating to MNRIFYKLGGSIMILFLIVLLPLGYVMVQIFTNYNEVHLYDETDEMASQYATLLAVVDDPDIELLVQSMDRETARKMVIIDANGDVVEDSGIRGFHPSEHSALQGEAGRFTDPNDHQEYIYAGEQVQDDDLGEVIVFSPSDLMDQSAIQVQQALLLSGVGALLLAFGFTFIASREFSTPLQEMERAANQMARGDLDVEVPVKTKDELGSLSHSMNELARELKRYRNNRQAFFSDVSHEIRTPLSYVQGYCDALKKELYQDETERQQFVDIIHEEAHRMNRLIHDLFELSRMEEERFPLDLELVHIGDVTKRATAKLATEAKKKNNTIKVDMEGKFPTIVADSFRLEQIFTNLLQNAVSYTENGHVWIEGSLKDGNIEVKISDTGRGIDPEDLPYIFERFYRAEKSRSRDFGGTGLGLAIVKQLTELQYGSIQVESVTGKGTTFTLRFPEAKEGDE from the coding sequence ATGAACAGGATATTTTATAAGCTCGGTGGATCAATCATGATTTTGTTTCTCATCGTATTGCTTCCGTTAGGGTATGTCATGGTTCAAATTTTCACCAATTATAATGAAGTCCATTTATACGATGAAACGGATGAAATGGCTTCCCAATATGCAACCCTCCTTGCTGTAGTTGATGATCCTGACATCGAACTTCTTGTCCAATCGATGGATCGGGAGACAGCCCGAAAAATGGTCATTATTGATGCAAATGGAGACGTTGTCGAAGATTCCGGGATCCGTGGTTTTCATCCCTCTGAGCATTCCGCATTGCAGGGGGAGGCAGGAAGATTTACCGACCCAAATGATCACCAAGAATATATTTATGCTGGGGAACAAGTGCAGGATGACGATCTAGGAGAGGTCATTGTCTTTTCACCTTCGGATCTTATGGATCAGTCTGCCATTCAAGTACAGCAGGCGCTGCTTCTATCAGGCGTTGGAGCCCTTCTTCTTGCCTTTGGTTTTACGTTTATTGCCTCCAGAGAATTTTCAACGCCCCTGCAGGAGATGGAAAGAGCCGCAAACCAAATGGCGAGGGGGGATCTAGATGTGGAAGTGCCTGTGAAAACGAAGGATGAGTTGGGTTCGCTCTCCCATTCCATGAATGAGTTGGCACGTGAACTAAAAAGGTACCGGAACAACAGGCAAGCTTTTTTTTCGGACGTGTCTCATGAAATACGGACGCCACTGTCTTATGTTCAGGGGTATTGTGATGCACTAAAAAAGGAGCTTTATCAGGATGAAACCGAAAGGCAACAGTTTGTCGATATTATTCATGAAGAAGCCCACCGCATGAATCGATTGATTCATGATTTATTTGAATTATCCCGAATGGAAGAAGAGCGTTTTCCCTTGGACCTTGAACTCGTTCATATCGGAGACGTTACCAAACGAGCAACAGCAAAACTGGCCACCGAAGCTAAGAAAAAGAACAATACCATAAAGGTTGATATGGAAGGGAAATTTCCAACGATTGTAGCTGATAGTTTCCGGTTGGAACAGATCTTCACAAATTTACTTCAAAACGCGGTGAGTTATACGGAAAACGGGCATGTTTGGATCGAGGGATCCTTGAAAGACGGGAATATCGAAGTAAAAATTTCGGATACGGGAAGGGGTATCGATCCTGAAGATCTTCCCTACATTTTTGAACGTTTCTATCGGGCTGAAAAGTCCAGATCACGTGATTTTGGGGGGACCGGTTTAGGGCTTGCCATCGTGAAACAATTGACGGAACTTCAATATGGAAGCATTCAGGTGGAAAGTGTTACCGGAAAAGGGACGACATTTACGCTACGTTTTCCAGAAGCAAAGGAGGGCGATGAATGA
- a CDS encoding F510_1955 family glycosylhydrolase produces the protein MRLYLASLAAVGVLMSGCQTEAQEEVEFTHIHGLGFTEDGEQAYIPAHDGLRVYEDGTWKNVESGEGELHDFMGFTMTSEGFYSSGHPNMQSDYENPFGLVKSTDGGETLDLLALEGEVDFHVMSASYNTDAIYVMNPELNSKMDELGLHRTLDEGQEWESRDADGVNGSVIAIAAHPDEEDRVALSTEEGAFQSDDGGDTFEQVLSGVPAPALTYAHTGELLVAEGIDEETTLKAIDASGEVVREIPAPLIEEDAIGYLAQNPQSENTLMVTTIERDIFYTENGGETWEQQAEQGFSVDES, from the coding sequence ATGAGATTGTATCTTGCAAGTTTAGCAGCAGTTGGAGTACTCATGAGTGGGTGTCAAACCGAAGCTCAAGAAGAGGTTGAATTTACGCATATCCATGGGCTTGGCTTCACAGAAGATGGGGAGCAGGCATATATTCCGGCACATGATGGGTTGCGAGTCTATGAGGATGGGACATGGAAGAATGTGGAGAGTGGCGAAGGGGAGCTTCATGACTTTATGGGCTTCACCATGACGTCTGAAGGTTTTTATAGCAGTGGACATCCAAACATGCAGTCGGATTATGAGAACCCGTTTGGACTTGTAAAAAGTACGGATGGGGGCGAAACGCTTGATTTACTCGCGCTCGAAGGGGAGGTTGATTTTCATGTCATGTCGGCCAGTTACAACACAGACGCCATCTATGTCATGAATCCGGAGCTTAATTCAAAAATGGATGAGCTGGGGCTGCATCGAACCCTCGACGAGGGACAGGAATGGGAGTCGCGGGACGCTGACGGGGTGAACGGAAGCGTGATTGCGATTGCCGCCCATCCTGATGAGGAAGATAGGGTGGCTCTGAGTACAGAAGAAGGGGCCTTTCAATCTGATGATGGCGGAGATACCTTTGAACAGGTGCTAAGTGGTGTGCCAGCGCCAGCTTTAACTTATGCGCACACCGGTGAATTGCTTGTTGCCGAGGGTATAGATGAAGAAACAACCCTCAAAGCGATAGACGCCTCCGGCGAAGTAGTTAGAGAGATCCCTGCCCCATTGATCGAAGAAGACGCCATTGGTTACCTGGCCCAGAACCCACAGTCTGAAAACACTCTCATGGTGACGACCATCGAACGTGATATTTTTTATACCGAAAATGGTGGAGAAACATGGGAACAACAAGCGGAACAGGGCTTTAGTGTAGATGAATCATAA
- a CDS encoding cytochrome c biogenesis CcdA family protein yields MDDVSLGLAFAAGLISFFSPCIFPLLPAYLAQLTGTDVSSGAINAERRLIFTRSIGFILGFTIIFLLLGLSSTLIGSWFNQYSTAIMQMGGIIIILFGLQMSGLISIRALLTEKKVAKTPKKASSFSGSVLFGLVFAAGWTPCIGITLGSILTLAGASGSMLTGSTMLFVYSMGLGVPFIAVSLLYAQSFQKLNAINRFLPAIQKGGGVVMIILGILLLTGYFETIAMYLGQYVPSWMI; encoded by the coding sequence ATGGATGATGTGTCGCTCGGCCTTGCTTTTGCGGCAGGCCTCATATCTTTCTTTTCCCCTTGTATTTTCCCGTTGCTTCCGGCTTATTTGGCTCAACTGACCGGCACTGACGTTTCATCGGGAGCCATCAATGCGGAGCGGCGGCTGATTTTCACCCGCAGCATCGGATTTATTCTTGGCTTTACGATTATTTTCTTGCTGCTTGGATTATCCTCAACCCTTATCGGGTCATGGTTTAATCAGTACAGTACAGCCATTATGCAAATGGGCGGGATCATCATTATTTTATTTGGGCTACAAATGAGTGGGCTTATTTCCATTCGTGCCTTACTGACCGAGAAAAAAGTAGCCAAAACCCCTAAAAAGGCTTCGAGCTTTTCCGGTTCGGTGCTGTTTGGTCTGGTATTTGCAGCTGGATGGACCCCTTGTATTGGCATCACCCTCGGTTCCATTCTCACGCTTGCGGGAGCATCCGGAAGTATGCTAACCGGGTCAACCATGCTATTTGTTTATTCCATGGGGCTAGGGGTACCATTCATAGCAGTTTCGCTCCTTTATGCGCAATCTTTCCAGAAGCTTAACGCCATCAATCGTTTTTTACCGGCTATTCAAAAAGGGGGAGGGGTCGTTATGATTATCCTGGGCATCCTTCTTCTCACAGGTTATTTCGAGACGATCGCAATGTATTTAGGGCAGTATGTCCCGTCCTGGATGATATAA
- the resB gene encoding cytochrome c biogenesis protein ResB, whose protein sequence is MMNKNCECGRVNPYGTEVCGSCGKPLADPDSNRLLNMRYEGAARRSQIYSTSIIDKIWNFFSSVKVGIGIIIVTLIVSSLGTIFPQEMFMPPGETPEVYYEEEYGGLGQAYYALGLHNMYGSWWYMLLIAALGISIIIASIDRFFPLYKALKSQRVTRHKSFMKRQRIFGTSRVEDVDHTFQAAQDLLKKKRYNIREENGHILAEKNRWARWGPYVNHIGLIIFLIGASLRFFPGMYVDENMWIREGETEVVPGTSGEYYVENQGFTYEEFDEDDEIFADGMEASAALQFEETFRTDAVLYRPEGPLGVDQELEEVDRHPIEVNDAFHFDDYTLYQVDYKLDELKELSFEVEDTETDEVLGSFTVDLNDPDDTYALDNGEDVRINSYFPNFYMNDEGMPTTENDVPDNPAFIFEMANPDTEALDHTFLGIQANYNVSPDQEENRYEFSLDGLDTNDLTGLTVRKDNTIPYLSVGGAIFLIGLVQGSYWPHRRIWLQRNDGEVWLAAHTNKHWAPLKKDIDAITKETGITAPRDQIDDEYEKGEEKDNS, encoded by the coding sequence ATGATGAACAAAAATTGCGAGTGTGGACGAGTCAACCCTTACGGCACAGAAGTATGTGGATCATGTGGTAAACCACTGGCAGACCCTGATTCGAACCGACTGCTCAACATGCGTTACGAGGGTGCCGCACGTCGTTCCCAAATATATAGCACATCCATTATCGATAAAATCTGGAATTTCTTTTCGTCTGTCAAAGTAGGGATAGGCATTATAATTGTAACACTAATTGTCTCTTCCCTCGGAACCATTTTTCCGCAAGAGATGTTTATGCCGCCCGGCGAAACGCCGGAAGTGTATTATGAAGAGGAGTACGGAGGATTAGGCCAAGCTTATTATGCTTTAGGGTTGCACAATATGTATGGATCTTGGTGGTATATGTTGTTGATTGCTGCGCTGGGCATATCGATCATCATTGCTAGTATCGATCGTTTTTTTCCATTATATAAAGCTTTGAAATCGCAGCGTGTAACAAGACACAAAAGTTTTATGAAACGTCAGCGTATTTTTGGGACAAGTCGGGTGGAGGATGTCGACCACACGTTTCAAGCAGCCCAAGATCTATTGAAAAAGAAGCGCTACAACATCCGGGAAGAAAACGGCCATATACTGGCGGAGAAAAACCGTTGGGCACGGTGGGGACCTTATGTGAATCACATCGGGTTGATTATATTTTTAATCGGGGCATCGCTTCGGTTTTTCCCTGGCATGTATGTAGATGAAAATATGTGGATTCGTGAAGGCGAGACCGAAGTGGTCCCTGGCACATCCGGTGAATATTACGTTGAGAATCAGGGATTCACGTACGAAGAGTTCGATGAAGATGATGAAATTTTTGCGGATGGCATGGAAGCAAGTGCCGCCCTTCAGTTTGAAGAAACTTTTCGAACAGACGCAGTATTATATAGACCAGAAGGCCCTCTGGGCGTCGATCAAGAGCTCGAAGAAGTCGATCGGCATCCGATCGAAGTCAACGATGCCTTCCACTTCGATGATTACACGCTTTATCAAGTGGACTATAAATTGGATGAGTTAAAAGAACTGAGTTTTGAAGTTGAGGACACGGAAACCGATGAGGTGTTGGGTTCCTTTACCGTAGATTTAAATGACCCGGATGATACGTATGCCCTTGATAATGGGGAGGATGTTCGCATTAATAGCTACTTCCCGAATTTCTATATGAATGATGAGGGCATGCCAACAACGGAAAACGATGTCCCGGATAATCCGGCATTCATTTTTGAAATGGCGAACCCGGATACAGAAGCATTAGACCACACTTTTCTCGGTATTCAAGCGAATTACAATGTGAGCCCTGATCAAGAAGAGAATCGGTACGAGTTTTCGTTAGATGGTCTTGATACTAATGATTTAACAGGTCTTACCGTTCGAAAAGATAACACCATTCCCTATCTTAGTGTTGGAGGGGCCATTTTCCTTATCGGTCTTGTACAAGGATCTTATTGGCCACATCGTCGCATTTGGTTGCAACGAAACGACGGAGAGGTTTGGCTCGCTGCTCATACGAATAAACACTGGGCACCCCTGAAAAAAGACATCGATGCGATCACGAAAGAGACAGGCATTACGGCGCCTCGGGATCAAATCGATGATGAATATGAGAAGGGAGAGGAGAAGGACAATAGCTAA
- the ccsB gene encoding c-type cytochrome biogenesis protein CcsB: protein MSLSMILLTIAFFFYLVATVLYAVSVTGRKWRNKEGWVTGNNWGLFGYITAIGGLVFALGYFVTRWITVGFAPVSNMFEYLTFFGITLSLAFVIIYGIYRSNVLGVITLPVVMLMIGYATVFVTDYQPLQPALQTYWLEIHVLTTGLAQGILAVSFGAGVIYLLRTIDLKEKKMTKRTFGVEFIMYTFMTLFAFIVLTNAFNAFGYEAQFAYVNEFEEPAEIIYDLPPIFGPNEGELLSSDRMEPWFEMPDWIDSDSLNTTAWAFGSGLVLFGAVRLITRRRIGTLLQPFVKRVNPDLMDEISYRAIAIGFPLFALGGLVFAMIWAQIAWTRFWGWDPKEVWALITFLFYAAYLHLRLNRSWQGEPSAWLAVIGFAIIMINLIFVNLVIAGLHSYA from the coding sequence ATGAGTTTGAGCATGATCCTACTCACGATCGCATTCTTTTTCTATTTAGTTGCGACGGTTTTATACGCGGTGTCTGTGACAGGGCGAAAATGGAGGAATAAAGAAGGCTGGGTAACGGGAAATAACTGGGGTCTTTTCGGGTATATAACAGCCATTGGTGGCCTCGTTTTTGCCTTAGGGTATTTCGTGACCAGATGGATCACGGTCGGGTTTGCCCCGGTAAGTAATATGTTCGAGTATCTCACATTTTTTGGTATTACGTTAAGCCTCGCTTTTGTGATCATCTATGGCATATATAGAAGTAACGTCCTTGGTGTCATTACATTGCCTGTTGTGATGCTCATGATTGGGTATGCCACAGTATTTGTAACTGATTATCAACCACTACAACCGGCTTTACAAACCTATTGGCTTGAGATTCACGTGTTAACAACAGGGTTGGCTCAGGGAATTCTTGCCGTTAGTTTTGGGGCAGGGGTCATTTACCTTCTACGGACAATCGATTTAAAAGAAAAAAAAATGACCAAAAGGACGTTTGGCGTCGAGTTTATTATGTACACCTTTATGACTCTTTTTGCCTTCATCGTTTTGACCAACGCGTTTAACGCATTCGGTTATGAAGCTCAATTTGCTTATGTCAATGAATTTGAAGAACCAGCCGAAATCATTTATGATCTTCCCCCGATATTTGGCCCGAACGAGGGAGAGTTGCTCTCTTCAGATCGTATGGAGCCTTGGTTCGAAATGCCCGATTGGATTGATAGTGATTCCTTGAACACAACAGCATGGGCTTTTGGTTCTGGTCTCGTTTTATTTGGGGCGGTTCGTTTAATCACGAGGAGACGTATAGGGACTCTTTTACAACCATTCGTGAAAAGGGTCAATCCGGACTTAATGGATGAAATAAGCTATCGTGCCATAGCAATTGGGTTCCCACTTTTTGCATTAGGAGGGCTTGTTTTTGCCATGATCTGGGCTCAAATTGCTTGGACAAGGTTTTGGGGGTGGGATCCGAAAGAAGTGTGGGCACTCATTACCTTTCTCTTCTATGCAGCTTACCTGCACTTACGGTTGAACCGCAGTTGGCAAGGGGAACCTTCTGCTTGGTTGGCTGTTATTGGTTTCGCGATTATCATGATTAATTTAATATTCGTCAACCTTGTTATTGCAGGTCTTCACTCTTATGCTTAG
- the resA gene encoding thiol-disulfide oxidoreductase ResA — protein MDKEERAKRKRRRLWMRTAVLMTLAVVVSYVFYTNFVHTEEAVSEGDQAPNFTLINMDGERVELADYEGQGVFLNFWGTYCPPCEEEMPYMEDQHQAYLDDDVEILAVNVGESELTIDRFVDRLQLTFPILMDENSDVMDYYGVGQLPATYMIDENGEVVHIRVGGMSEEHVQDFMQMVDPTAS, from the coding sequence ATGGATAAAGAGGAAAGAGCTAAACGTAAACGACGGCGCCTATGGATGCGTACGGCTGTGTTAATGACGCTGGCTGTCGTTGTTTCTTACGTGTTTTACACCAATTTTGTTCACACGGAGGAGGCGGTTTCTGAAGGAGATCAAGCCCCCAATTTCACGCTGATCAATATGGATGGTGAAAGGGTAGAGCTTGCCGATTATGAAGGGCAAGGCGTATTTCTTAACTTTTGGGGCACCTATTGCCCACCATGTGAAGAAGAAATGCCTTATATGGAAGATCAACATCAGGCGTATTTGGATGATGATGTTGAAATTCTTGCCGTAAATGTGGGGGAATCCGAGTTGACCATTGATCGATTTGTTGATCGTCTTCAGTTAACTTTCCCTATCCTCATGGATGAAAATAGCGATGTGATGGATTATTATGGTGTCGGGCAACTCCCGGCAACCTATATGATTGATGAAAACGGGGAGGTTGTTCACATTCGCGTAGGTGGCATGAGTGAAGAACACGTCCAAGATTTTATGCAAATGGTCGACCCTACAGCTTCTTAA
- a CDS encoding TlpA family protein disulfide reductase, translating into MVRKVSSIGALLIATLVMGAIIYNSVSSPPMGVNQGEKAPDMELPKAEGESMSLNDVRGTFVIMNFWASWCEPCIREFPLLDQVHQEFNDDEVNVLAVNMSSFERTMDEAMEFLDERPVTMPILFDQDGEMADAYQVAGLPTTYLINEEGIIVDIIMGEVTEEMLMERLQPFL; encoded by the coding sequence ATGGTTCGAAAAGTAAGCAGTATAGGAGCTCTTCTGATTGCAACGTTGGTGATGGGAGCAATCATCTATAATTCTGTTTCTTCTCCACCGATGGGTGTCAACCAGGGAGAAAAAGCCCCGGATATGGAGTTGCCGAAAGCCGAAGGAGAGAGTATGAGTTTAAACGATGTACGTGGCACATTTGTCATTATGAATTTTTGGGCTTCTTGGTGTGAACCCTGCATTCGAGAATTTCCTCTGCTTGATCAAGTCCATCAGGAATTTAATGACGATGAGGTAAATGTGCTAGCGGTCAATATGTCATCGTTTGAGCGTACGATGGATGAAGCAATGGAATTTTTAGATGAGCGACCAGTCACTATGCCTATCCTCTTCGACCAGGATGGGGAAATGGCTGATGCGTATCAAGTCGCCGGTCTTCCAACCACGTATTTGATTAATGAAGAAGGCATTATCGTTGATATCATTATGGGAGAAGTGACCGAAGAAATGCTTATGGAGAGACTCCAACCTTTCTTATGA
- a CDS encoding cytochrome b5 domain-containing protein, with protein sequence MNKLLMILGSSVMLLAACGGEEAADEGDETEEDREFTLEELEEYDGHDGNDAYVAVDGVVYDVTDVDEWEGGEHAPAGGLEAGDDHTEEIEEAPHGTDVLEDLPTVGTLEE encoded by the coding sequence GTGAATAAATTATTGATGATTCTTGGCAGCTCAGTCATGCTACTTGCTGCTTGTGGCGGAGAAGAAGCAGCGGATGAAGGAGATGAAACTGAAGAAGATCGAGAATTTACTTTGGAAGAACTTGAAGAATATGATGGGCACGATGGAAACGATGCTTATGTAGCGGTTGATGGAGTCGTTTACGACGTTACAGATGTTGATGAATGGGAAGGTGGAGAACACGCCCCCGCTGGTGGATTAGAGGCTGGTGATGACCACACAGAAGAAATTGAAGAAGCTCCACATGGAACTGATGTATTGGAAGACTTACCAACTGTTGGTACACTAGAAGAATAA
- a CDS encoding C40 family peptidase yields MNMRKLFLSSSLVTVVMFAPMWSESVSAYAEPDEDDHSKQDYYTEENMGASQNYLLRDDQGSEVEQLQSELSNQGYAVQVDGTFGSETENAVKEYQSDQGLVIDGIAGPNTYQALEPDTSSNGDPSNEDSENQDPASSDSDIAATAESVLGTPYQWGGTTPDGFDSSGFINYVFDQNGIDVSRTHAEMWENDGEHVTSMSIGDVVFFEGTYDMTGASHSGIYIGDNQMIHAGSEGVVQADITSDYWQEHIIGTKTMQ; encoded by the coding sequence ATGAACATGAGAAAACTATTTTTATCTTCATCACTCGTGACAGTTGTTATGTTTGCACCGATGTGGAGTGAAAGTGTCTCCGCATACGCTGAGCCAGACGAGGATGATCATAGCAAACAAGATTATTACACAGAGGAAAACATGGGCGCTTCACAAAACTATCTCCTAAGAGATGACCAAGGTAGTGAAGTGGAGCAATTACAGTCTGAGTTAAGTAATCAAGGGTACGCTGTTCAAGTCGATGGAACGTTTGGTTCTGAAACAGAAAATGCTGTTAAAGAGTATCAAAGCGATCAAGGCCTTGTTATAGATGGAATAGCCGGCCCAAATACATATCAGGCATTAGAACCAGACACTTCAAGTAATGGTGATCCGTCAAATGAAGATTCAGAAAACCAAGATCCTGCTTCTTCAGATTCAGATATTGCTGCAACAGCTGAGAGTGTACTGGGAACGCCTTATCAATGGGGCGGCACAACGCCTGATGGATTTGATAGCAGCGGCTTTATCAATTATGTGTTTGATCAAAATGGCATCGATGTCTCTCGAACTCATGCAGAGATGTGGGAGAACGATGGGGAACACGTAACGTCTATGAGCATTGGGGATGTTGTGTTTTTCGAAGGCACGTATGATATGACAGGAGCTTCACACAGTGGCATATATATCGGGGATAACCAAATGATTCACGCAGGGAGTGAAGGTGTTGTTCAAGCTGACATTACCAGTGATTATTGGCAAGAGCACATCATCGGAACCAAAACCATGCAATAA